One region of Pseudomonas sp. B21-040 genomic DNA includes:
- a CDS encoding YbaB/EbfC family nucleoid-associated protein, which produces MMKGGMAGLMKQAQQMQEKMAKMQEELANAEVIGKAGGDMVTVVMTGRHDVKSLTIDPSLVEGLSEDDKEMLEAVVAAAVNDAVRKIEANSQDKMSGMTAGMQLPPGMKLPF; this is translated from the coding sequence ATGATGAAAGGTGGCATGGCCGGCCTGATGAAGCAGGCGCAGCAGATGCAGGAAAAAATGGCCAAGATGCAGGAAGAATTGGCCAATGCTGAAGTCATCGGTAAAGCCGGCGGCGATATGGTCACCGTGGTCATGACCGGTCGTCATGACGTCAAGAGCTTGACCATCGACCCAAGCCTGGTCGAAGGCCTGAGCGAAGACGACAAGGAAATGCTGGAAGCGGTCGTTGCCGCCGCCGTCAACGACGCTGTGCGCAAGATCGAAGCCAACAGCCAGGACAAAATGTCCGGCATGACCGCTGGCATGCAATTGCCGCCGGG